From the genome of Psychrobacter sp. M13:
GTTATTAGCGTCATCGGTAATGATAGTAAAACGGGTCACCTCTGAGCCTGTGCCAGCTGTCGTTGGTATCGCGACAATAGGTAAGCCTGCCTCGTTCACTTGACGAGGAAACTTATAATCGCGCATGACACCACCGAACTTTCCTAGGATAGAGATGGCTTTTGCACTGTCGATAGGACTGCCGCCGCCTAAGGCAATGAGTCCGTCGTAGTCTTGAGCTTTTACTAGCGACACTCCAGCTGCGATAGAGCTTTCGGTAGGTTCTGGCACGGTGTCTGAGAAGACATCGGCAACGATATTCACCGCTTTCAAAATAGCTTGTACATTATCGACATAGCCAAGCTTGACCATCATCTCGTCAGTAATGATGAGCGGCTTTTTTATACCTAAACTGGCTAATATCGTGGGCAGGTTTTGACAAGCCTCGCGTCCAATCTCCATGGTTCTGGGTAAAACAATACTGTGTGACATAGTGACTCATCCTTGCATTAATGACTATAAATGAGGTCTTAGTAAATCGCTGATTTATAGTACAAACCACTCACCAAAGTAGACGGTATTTAGATAAAAAATTCGTATAACGATAAATATTTTATCGATATGTAAAAGTTAACAGAATATTTTTGTAATAGCAAGACGCAAAAAGATTAATTTTATCGTTATAATAAATAAATTTATTCGCTGAGAATCAGCTAGAGGTTTAGAGTAAGTAATGAGTAATACTAAAAAGAAAGGTTCAAGCGTTGAGCGCGTTTTGCAGATAGTAGAGGTTCTCGCCGCTTCGCAACGGCCATTAAGTGTCAGCGACTTAGCAGAAACGTTAGATGTGCCTGTGCCTAGTATGTATCGGTTATTGGATCAATTGCAGAACCTTGAATTTGTTCAATTAGATTTGCCAGGGAAGGTCGCTTGCGGGAAACGCACCTACAAGCTTGCCATGAACTTATTGCAAAACAGCGATTTTAAAAATGAGCGGTTAGCCATACTCAATGAGCTGTCAGCAAAAATAGGGGAGACGGTAGGTATCTCGATCATGCAAGACTTAGACGTGGTTTATATCGACCGTGTTATGTCGGATTGGCCGCTACAAATATTTTTACCTTCGGGCACTCATGTCCCCGTTTGGGCGAGTGCCAGTGGCAAATTATTGTTATCACAGTTAGCGGATGATAAATGCGAGCGCATCGTTGAAAAAATGTCGTTACATGCGTTAACGACCAAAACTCAGACCGATAAAAAGCAACTGATGCAAACGATTGCCACAACGCGCGAGACGGGAGTAGGAGTAGATAATGAGGAGTTTATTCCAGGTATGGTCGCTTGTGCTGTCATGATTCCTAATGGCGATCAACAAGCCTTTGCGACGGTGTTCACCCATGGACCGACAGTGAGAAAAAGTCTAGAAGAGTTGCTCAGCTACGTGCCTCTTATGCAAGAGGCAGCTAAGGAGCTGTCAGTGATTTTCAGTCAGGATTACGAGTAGATAATGTTTTTGTAAGGTCATTTTATATTACTTACCAAAAGGTAAAGTTCTAAAAGACGGTAGTTCAATCTGTACGACTAGCCCTTGATTATCTGTCCTATTACGAGCATGTATTTGACCTTTATGCGCCATTATCACGGCATGGGCAATCGCCAGACCGAGCCCATAACCGCCCGTTTGACGCTGGCGCGCTGAGTCAAGACGGACAAAAGGCTCAAATATTCGCTCCACATCTTTTTCAGCGATACCGCCACCTTCATCTGCTATATTAACTTGTATTATTGATACCTGCTCCGTTCGGGCTTTGTCTATAGTTATAGTTACTGTTGAGTGCTCAGGCGTATGTATAAAGGCATTACGAACCACATTCTCAAGAGCGCTATGTAATTGCTCCTGATTGCCAAAGGTTGAATACTCTACTTCATTGGTAGGGCGCTGCCACTGCAAATGCACGTTTTTATTTTGAAATTCAAAGCAGACATCTTGACTAATGTCACTGATTAAGTCGATCAGATTTATCGCTTCTTTGTCTGCTTTAGTCGTCGTATATTGCTGCATTTGTAAAGATTGAATGTTAATAATTTGCGCAATTAGCTCATTCATACGAGCGGATTCTTTTTGAATACGATCGAGGTAATGAGTAGCTTCTGGCGCATAGTCGCGAGTGAGCTCAGTTGCCACCTCAAGACGTGCCAAAGGCGAGCGCAGTTCATGGGAGATGTCACTGAGCATCTGTCTGCGTGACAGCTCACTATCCGCCAGTCGATCAGACAATTTAGCGACATCTTTAGCCAGTACGCCCAGCTCATCGTCACCTAGCTTAGATAAGTCGTCACCAGCTCGATAATCGCCTTCGCTCATACGGTGTATCGTAAACTGAACCCGATGAATCCGTTTAGACAGAGCATGGCTAAACCAATAACAGGCCAATAGACTGAAGAGTAAAATAATGCCAAAGCGTACAGGAAAGTTACTTTTTTGCAGTGCTATAAGCTCTGGTAGAGGCAGACGAGGTTGTAGCTGCACGGTATAAATAGTGCCATCGAGCGTGGTGACAGATACATCTTTAAGCTCAGGATAGTTATCTGTGTTTGGCACAACCTCTTGAACCCTCTGATTGGGTGGTAGCGTCGGTGGCAAGGCTGGATTATTCAATGCTTCGGATGGTCTATTACTCCCTCCTATTAAGGGTCTAAACCGAGAAGATATAGGCTCGCCTTGTTCATCGACGATGATAATCTGACCTCGAAGACCACGCTCATTGCGATAGAGTTGTCGCAGGGTATTATAGTCACTTGATTCTAGTGCCTGTATCACGTCTTCACGGACAGCGACTAAATGCGATACTTGCATCGCCATCCGTGACTCTAATGCTTGCGCATTTATCCAGCGCTCTATAGTGACTGATATCACCGACGTTAATAGTAATAGCAGTAGCAGACTCAAAAATAGTCGCCAAAACAGCGGTAGTGACGGCGTCCCTTTGCGCTTTTTGTTTATAGTGCTATCTAAGCTTTTATCCATAATATTCATTACAGCACCAACTGATAGCCTTTACCACGAATGGCTTTTATAGGCTCATCATGAAAAGGCTGAAGTTTTTTACGCAGGCGTGAGACATGGACATCAAGACTACGATCAAAGGGTTGTAGTTCGCGCTGTAGCACCGTTTGTGATAGCCACTCTTTACTGACCACTTCACCTTTTTGCTGTAGCAGTGCAACTAGCAGATCAAACTCAGTGCCCGTCACTTGTAGCTCAATACCATCGATAGTACAGATACGATGACTTTGATCTAAAGTCAATCGGTCATGAGTGAGCGTAGGTACATCCATCTTTGGCATAGTCGTGCGCTTAATGACCGCATTGATACGCGCCAGCAGCTCCCTTGGGTTACAGGGCTTGGCGATATAATCATCAGCGCCAAGCTCAAGGCCAATGATACGATCAATCTCATCGCCTTTTGCGGTTAGCATAATGACGGGCAATTGACTGCTGGCAGGTAATTGTCGCAATACGCTGAGACCATCTATTTTGGGCATCATAATATCGAGCACCAGTAGATCATACTGATAATCGGGGTCTTGTAATCGTTCTAACACTTGCGCGCCATCATAGACGCAATCGCAGCTGACCTCGTGATTGCCTAAGTACTCTTGTAGCAATTGAGTCAACTCTTCATCATCATCACCAAGTAATATATGAGTCATAACACAGTCCTATATTTTTTATTATAACGGTGTTTTTAGAATGCACTCACATTTTAAAAACGCTCATGCTGTTTGATCTGAAGCTATCAACGTATTACGCAAGTTTACTAAAGATAATAGCTCAGTGGTGACAAACGTTACCTTTCTTAAAGTTTCATAAATCTACGTAACCTCATTATTACTTATACTTTCCTTCGTAGACAAAACATCAATGATTACGACAACGTTATATTATTGATAATTAATATAGAGCCTTAAGGAAATAATGATGAGAAAGTTAATGATCAGTTTAGTTATAGCGGCTTCTAGCTGTTTCGCGATGCTCAGTCCAGCTAGTGCTGCTAGTCATAAAACAGAAACGCATTCCTCTCAAGTCCAACATCAAAAGGAGAAAGCAAAGACTAAGCACGCTGTTGTATCAAAGCACAAAGTAACCAAACAGCACTCAAAGCATGAGTCTATTAAAAAGGCTGCTACTCAGCATAAAAATATACATGCCAAGGCCAAGTCTGTACCTGCAAAACATTTTACTGCTCAGAAAAAAGTCAGTCAAAGATAGCCGTTATAGAGCATAAATTAATGACAGACACTTTGCATAAAAACCAACCTAGCAAGGTTGGTCTTTGTATTTGCAAAAGCTAATAACACAGAATATAGCAGCAATCGTTACCTTTCTTAAAGTTTCATAAATCTACGCAACATAGAAAAGGAATATAATTTTTTATAAAGTAGGGAAACAACTTCAGTGTTTTTAATCGTCGATTCAAGCCGCTAAATTATAGCTGTTCATAATTGAAATTTAAGTGGAATAACGATGAGAAGTTAAAATAAAAAAATTTAAACTCAATCAAAGAGCTGAATTTAGAAGCTCTTATCTTTTTATACTGATAACTATTGAAATGAGTATCTGAGCACTACTGTTATATCAAGGAGCATAGCTATGAAAAATTATTTTACTCTGTTTAGCACTAAGGTACGATTACTCTGTTTAGGCTCAGCATTAGCTATAGCGCCACTAACCTCTGCGTTTGCAATATTACCTATGATGTTAGAGGTATTTGAACCTAGCTCAGTTACTGTTGCTTCTGCTAATGAAAAGCAATGGAATAACCTCAATGATTCAAGTCGTGAAGACAGTTATTTAGATATTGACAGCAATACAGCTAAAAAATATGAGTCTAAATTATTAGCATCTGATGTGCAGCAAATACCTACTGTACGTCTTAGTGAACGAACGACCATTATGAGATCGACATCATAAACACAGTGATCTGCTATCGATAGCAAACACAGCAAACACAGTATCGAAAATTCAGCTAATATTTTTGATTATTAAAAATATTGGTTAGATAAAATAAATCTTTATTAACCAAAACAAATAAAAGGTATCACAATGAAAAAATTATTAATGGCATCCGTATTGGCAACCTCTAGCATCTTTGCAGTTACCGCTTGCACCAGCGTAGGTGCTACTACAGACACCTCTGCAAGCAGCTCACTGCAAAAACAATATAAAGGCACCAACAAGGACGGTACAAGAGGGCCACTAGCGCAGCTCAATCTAAGTGCTACGCAGCAGGCACAAATACAAGCCATCAAACAAAATAGTCGTAACGAGCGTGTGCAAACCCGTGAAGCGATACAGCAGGTATTAACCGTTGAGCAAAGAGCGCAGCTAGATAGCATGAAGTCAGAGCGAAAAAATAAAGGTCATCAAGGCCAACATAAAAGAGGTCAACAAAATCCGCTAGCGCAGCTAAATCTCAGCAGCGCCCAACAAACACAGATTGAAGCGATCAGAAAAAACACTAGTATCGATCGTATGCAAAAACGAGAGGCTATGATGGCGGTCTTGACCAATGATCAACGCGCGCAGCTCGAAGCCGCAAAATCTCAAAGACAAGATAAAGGACGTCGTGGTATGAATCAATAAACCTAGCAGTCATGACGGTATAAAAAAGCGCATCAGTTTTTAGGATGCGCTTTTTTGCATTGCCTAAAAGCAGAAGCCGTAAAAGCCGTTACTTATACCGCAATTAGCGGTTCAAGATTTCGATGTGTTAGGCAATAATGTATTAGGTATTACTAGGGAAGGGGGTGATATGATGATTGGTGCGCTCGGCGGGAATCGAACCCACGACCCTCGGCTTCGGAGACCGATACTCTATCCAACTGAGCTACGAGCGCATTAAGCAGGTTTGAATTAAAGACCGCTAGTCTAGCAAATAAAAGCCCCAATGCCAATAAACAAAGTTTGCTATTCAAGTTTTTGTATAAAAAACAACTCAGTTAGCAAACAGGCATGGCAATTTGCCCCGCTTTTCCCTTATAATGGCAAGGAGAATAACCACTAATAACCACTAATATTCATCGATCACAAGTGTGCCTGTAAAATAGCCAGCCATTTGTATTAGATATAAGAGAACGTGACGAATGAGAAAAGTAGTGATGTTATCGGCAGCTGCCATTCTAGGAATCGCTAGTATCGCGGTGAGCCAAGCTGAAGATATTGTAGATACTCCTGTAGCTATCTCTGCAGTAGCAGAAGGTCAAGAAGCCGTAGCTGAGGCTCCTGCAGTATTAGGCGATGAAGTACAAGCCGCTGCGGATACTACTGATGGTGAAGCTCCCGTTGATGGCGCTGAGCTTGCAACGGATGCTCCTGTAGCTGTAGCAGCAGCTCCTGCTGTTGAAGAAGAGCCTATCCCTGAAGATACCCCACAAGTACAAAAGCTGATTGCACTATATCCAAACCTGATTGCTCGTATTCAGCCCGTTGGTACTGTCTGCTTTGAAGAGGGCGAGATATGCGATGTAACTGCGCGCTCGTCTGGTCCTGCCGCAGGTGATGGTCCACGTGATGGTGCTGCTGTGTATAATGCAGTCTGCCAGACTTGTCATGCTTCAGGTTTGCTCGGTTCACCGATGTTAGGTGATGCTGGCGCTTGGGGACCACGTATTGCCAAAGGTGCAGATACTTTATATACTCATGCTATCCAAGGTTTTAATGCCATGCCCGCCAAAGGTGGCGCTGATATTCCTGATGAAGAAGTTCAAAACGCAGTTGATTATATGATTGGCGAAGCCAGCTAATTTGGATGTTTTGTAATAACTAAAGGTAGTATGTATACACAAGGCACTTACTTTATTGAATAAGGTAAGTGCTTTTTTGTGGTCAATACTTATCAGAATTTATGACCTATTGAACGTTGTTAACTAGTGAATGTTAGTAGCTGATTAGTTTTACTTATCTCGTCATTATAAATAGTTGACAGTTGAAATCGGTACCAATTAGCCTCACATTAAGGCCTTAGATTGATCTTAATACTTTATAAATTAATTGATAAACAAATAATAAAGAGGCTTGCATGTCTGAAGTACCAGCGTTATCTATTAAGAATTTATCCAAAACCTACGATAATGGATTTTCGGCTTTAAAAGACGTTAGCTTAACGGTACCGCAAGGCGGGTTCTTCGCCTTATTGGGGCCGAACGGTGCTGGTAAATCAACGATGATCGGAATTATCAGCTCATTGTTTAAGCCAACAACGGGCAGCGTTGAGATATTCGGCACTGATTTATTAGCTAACCCTTCGGTCGCCAAGCAGTATTTAGGCATTGTACCGCAAGAGTTTAACTTCAATATGTTTGAAAAAGTTGAAGATATCATTATCACACAAGCAGGGTATTTTGGTATACCTGCTAAAGAAGCTAAGCCACGTGCCGAGCGTCTGCTCAAAGCGTTAGGTCTATGGGATAAGCGTGATAGTAAGTCCCGCGAGCTCTCTGGTGGTATGAAGCGCCGCTTAATGATTGCCCGTGCGCTTATTCACAAGCCTAAGCTGTTAATTCTCGATGAGCCGACCGCTGGGGTAGATATTGAGCTGCGCCGCTCAATGTGGGAGTTTATGCAGCAGATCAATGTCGAAGAAAACACCACAATTATTCTAACCACCCATTATTTAGAGGAAGCCGAGCAGCTGTGTAAGCGCATCGCTATCTTAGACCATGGTGAAATTCGTATTAATACTGAGATGAAAGATCTCTTAGCGCAATTATCCGTTGAAACCTTTGTTTTAGATTTAGAGCAGCCACTTACGAAGACGTTGACTATCGATAAAGTAACCGCGATTGATCAACCTGATGAGCAAACGATAGAGGTGACTTTAAGTGAAGGCGAGACTCTCAACGCTGTGTTTGAGCAGTTAACCAATCTAAACATTAAAGTAGCTAGTATGCGCAATAAGTCCAACCGCTTAGAAGAGCTATTCATGCGCTTAGTGGATAAAAACATTCAAAGTGCAGATAGTATGAAGGAGGCAGGGCTATGAAAAAGGAAATTATTATAGATCCTAACGAGACCATGTCATTTAGTAAAAAATGGATCGCTTTTAATACGATATTGATGAAAGAGATCCGCCGTATTCTGCGTATTTGGCCGCAGACTTTGCTACCACCTGTCATCACTATGGCGCTGTATTTTGTGATTTTTGGTACGATGATTGGCGATAGAGTAGGCGAGATGGGCGGCGTACCTTATATGCAGTTTATCGTGCCAGGCCTAATTATGATGGCAGTGATTACTAATAGTTACTCTAACGTGGTTTCCAGCTTTTTCAGTGCTAAGTTCACCGCTAGTATTGAGGAGCTGTTGGTTTCCCCTGTCTCTAAACACGCTATATTAGCAGGCTACGTCAGCGGTGGTATCTTTCGCGGTTTAGTGATCGCAATCATTGTCTCTATCGTTGCGCTATTCTTTACTGAGCTGGGCATTGAACACTTATTTGTGACGGTATTTACGGTGCTAGGAACAGCGATTTTATTTTCGCTAGGTGGTTTTATTAATGCAGTATATGCACGCTCATTCGATGATATCTCTATTATTCCAAGCTTTGTATTGACGCCCTTAACGTTCTTGGGCGGGGTGTTTTATTCAATGGAAGATCTATCAACCTTTTGGCAAAATATCTCATTATTGAACCCGATCGTCTATATGGTTAATGCCTTCCGCTATGGCATCTTGGGATATTCTGATGTCAATGTTTGGTATTCGATGGCAGCTATTTTTGTCTTTTGCGTAATTTTTTATATTATTTGCTATCGTTTGCTTAGCGATGGTTCACGCATTCGCTTGTAGATTCATTGGTAAAAATACGCTTATCGCTTTATTTTAAGAGTCCAACGTTGTTGGGCTTTTTTATGTTTAAAGTAAGCTGTCTAACGGGTATTTATAAAGGCATATTTGATTCTTCAAATTCGCTTAGTCAGTAAGTGTCTAAAGTGAATTTATTAAGGTAAAATGCCTCAAACTATTATATTTCTTTATAAAGTCACTTCTTATAAAAACAGGTTAAATCTGGAAGGTAAACTATGAGCATTCACGGTATTTTAGGCGAGCAAACCACCGATTATCCAACTGAGTATAGCCCTGAGACGCTATATCCTATTGCTCGCAGCTTAGGTCGTGATTCTATTGGCTGGCAAGATGACAAAGTAAGCGTCGGTATGGACTGGTGGCATGCGTTCGAGATGTCTTGGCTCAATACGCAAGGCATTTCACAAGTGGCGATGGCGCGCTTTGTCATTCCAGCCACATCTGTATTTATTGTTGAGTCCAAATCGTTAAAGCTATATCTTAACAGTATTAACTTCACTGAATTTACCAGTTGGGATGAAGTGCAAACGCTAATTGCCAAAGATTTATCAGCTTGTGTACAGGCAGAGGTACAAGTTGAGCTATTCGATTTAGAGGATCGCAATTCAGAATTGATGATAACTCAGCCCGATGGCGTCTGTATTGATGATGCTTTGGCTGATAGTAAGGAAAAGGTAGCACTAACCCTTCATCCTGATGCATCGTTGTTAGAGGTTTTGAAAAGTAGTAGCGTTGATTCAAATAGCAATACAGAACGAACTTATCGCTTTTATTCAAACCTTTTGCGTAGTAATTGCCCTGTGACTAATCAGCCTGATTGGGGAGCTTTAGCAGTTGAGATGACTAGTAAGCGAGAATTTGATCAGGCTAGTATGCTGCATTATATTTTGAGTTTCCGTCAGCATAATGGCTTTCATGAGCAGTGTGTTGAGCAGATATTTGCAGATTTGAGCCGACATTATCAGCCAAGTGAATTGATAGTAAGAGCTTGGTATACGCGCCGAGGCGGTATTGATATTAATCCTTGCCGCGTCAGTGATTTGAAATTACTACCTCAACCGAGTCGTTTGATTCGGCAGTAAAAACTGAGTACCAAATACATACCCCAAGCACAAGGAAGCGCCTATCTTTCAAGAAGACAGGCGCTTTTTTATAACATCAAAATTATTAATAAATTTATTTACTAATGATCTTCGCCAATACTTCATCATGGCTGAGCATTTGCTTTTCACCATCGCGACGATTGACGTATTCGTATTTGTCTTCAGCCAAATTGCGATCAGATACCACAATACGATGCGGAATACCGATGAGTTCTAAATCGGCAAACTTGACACCTGGACGCTCATTACGGTCATCGAGTAGCACGTTGATACCTTGTGCTTTTAGCTCTTCATAAAGCGCGGTCGCGGTCTCCATGACCGTGTCTTCTTTTGACTTCATCGGCACGATAGCGACTTCAAAAGGTGCTAATGAGTCATTAACGTCTGGTGTTGCTGGCCACATGACGCCATTTTCGTCATGGTTCTGTTCGATAGCAGCAGCAATGATACGACTCACGCCGATACCATAACAGCCCATTAATAAGGTAACAGGTTTGCCATCTTCACCTGAGACCTTACAGCCCATGGCTTGCGAGTACTTATCGCCTAATTGGAAAATATGACCGACTTCGATACCGCGTTTGATCTGTAGTGTACCTTTGCCATCTGGAGATGGGTCGCCCTCAGAGACATTGCGAACATCGACAATACGTGTAATGCGAGCGTCACGAGCCCAGTTCATACCAATAGTATGCTTATTGACTTCATTAGCACCGCAGACAAAATCAGACAAAGCGGCTGCTGAGCGATCGACGAAAACAGGCATATCTAACTCTACACCGATATAGCCTTTGAGCAGACCTGCTGCTTTTAATTCTTCATCTGAAGCCATAGTAAGTGGCAAATTAGCCTCTTCTATTTTTTCAGCTTTGATGGTATTTAATTGATGGTCGCCGCGTAACACAATAGCGATCAATTGTGGCTCATCGTCTTCAGTATGACCATGAACGATAAGCGTTTTAACGGTGGTTGATAACGGAATATCTAAGTGTTCAGCGACCATTTTGCAGGTGGTCATGTTTTCTGTTAAGACATTTTCGCGCGCCGTTGCAGGCGGTTGACGCTCAGCGGTACTAATAGACTCAGCAAGCTCGACGTTCGCGGCATAATCAGAGGCGTTAGAGAAGGCAATATCGTCTTCGCCGCTATCCGCTAATACGTGAAACTCATGTGAAGCAAAGCCACCTATAGAGCCAGTATCAGCTTGCACTGCACGGAAATCGAGACCTAAGCGAGTAAAGATACGCGTATAAGCATCGAACATATCGTCATAAGTCTTTGCCAATGATGCTTGATCGACGTGAAATGAGTACGCATCTTTCATCGTAAATTCACGCGCGCGCATCACCCCAAAACGTGGGCGAATCTCATCACGGAACTTACCTTGAATCTGAAAAAAAGTAATAGGCAGCTGCTTATAACTACGCAATTCACCTTGCGCTAGAGTGGTGATGACCTCTTCGTGAGTTGGTCCTAGTACAAAATCGCGATCATGGCGATCTTTGAAGCGTAGCAGCTCAGGACCGTAATCATCAAAGCGCCCTGTCGTTTGCCATAATTCAGCGGGCTGAGTCATTGGCATAAGCACTTCTTGTGCGCCAATATTCTGCATCTCTTCGCGAACGATACGTTCGACCTTTTGCAGCACCCGTAGACCTAGCGGCAACCATATATATAACCCAGAAGCGATTTTGCGAATGAGACCGGCGCGCACCATCAATTGGCTTGAGGCGATATCAGCGTCACTTGGGGTCTCTTTAAGTGTGGCAAACAAAAATTGACTGGCTTTCATAAATAAAGCGTAACCTTATCTTTGATTAATTAATAATAAGCAGGGCAGTGCGTAACAAAGGATCGCAAGCTTGATGCACAGGGTCTGTTTGATCATTCGACCGTGGCACTGACAGAGACTATTTTTTGATCGATTCTATATTAAAAATATCTAGTTTAGTCATTCTAAGCGGATCTTTTTAATGACGAATCGGTAAAAAAGAGCTCTGTCCTTGCAGGCTGGTGCTAAAATCGCCCTACTCGTTGTAAAAATCTAGCCAAGGCATCTGCATTACCTGCGATTTTTACCTAGACTAGGACCATTTTAGCTATCAGCAGTGCCTTCTTGTGAAAGATCAAACAGACCCTACATAAATGTTGATTATTCATCAACACAACTAGACCATGTTAGGTAAACTTCTGCTAAGACGCAATACCTTTTTGTCTTTTCGCTGATAACAGGGTGCAAACTCGTCATTCTAAGCACTAATAAGGCTAAGCGTGCTGCTTTATACTAAATATTTAACAGACCCCAATTATCTATAATAACTTTTTGTCATGCCTTTATAAGCAATTGTGTAGAGAAATAGTAGCGGTAACTTGAAGTGACTTTCAAAAGACTGCATTTATCATAAAGTAAGCAATGATGTCGATGATTTTAACCGACAGCCATTCAATAGCTATTAATGAGGCTGTTAATCACAATAAAGGTAGCAAATATGCCCACACCTGAGAATAGATCCGACAATGGCGACACTGTATTAAGCAAATCGCCCAAATCAAAGCCACAGTCCAAACCAGCTATTGCCAAAATGTCATGGTTATTATTGCTTATTGGCTTGGCCGCATTAGTTGCTGCTATTTATATTGCACAAAACAACAGCGACGAGCCAGAGATTAACACGATCACCCGTGAAGGAGTGGTGACACAGATTCAGCAGCTCAATCGCCTGCAAACAGTGGCTTTTAATGTCGATACTATTATTACAAGCGAGCGTGAAGGCAGCTGGATGAAGCTGTGGCAGGATGAGCAAAAGGCGCTATTTATCGCTAAAGGACGCGTACAAGCAGGGATTGATTTGAGTGCACTAACCCCTGAGATGGTGCAAGTCGTGCAACCTACTAATGAGCAGCTAGAAGCCGCGGATAATTCGACTACGCCACTATCAATCATGCCGCAGATAAACATCACCGTACCGCCCTCAGAGGTATTCGCGGTCTACTTAGATGATATCGAGATTTATGATTGGCAAACAGGTGTATTTGGGATGATGCAAGTGGACCCTAAAATACTTGAGCAAGCGCAAAGTATGGCCAAAAAAGAAGTACTAGAGCGCGCGTGTCGTGGTGATGTGATGACAGTAGCGTTAGATAATGCACAGACTCAGTTGCAGCAGCTGTTTTCCTTGACAGGGGCTACGGTGACGGTGAATACGCAAGGCGCTGGTGCTTGTCAAATGCCTGCGAGCACAGCATAACCTTTATAGATAAAAGCCTATTGATAGTTTTTGCTTGATATTACTGGGAATAGCGTTATCATATTATATAGCAAGACTTATTTATTATTCATCGTAGCCTTATCAATGCTACCGATAAAATAGGCTCGTATAATAGGAGGCGTTTATGACCGTTCCTAACCAAAAACCATCTACTGATACTAAGCGCAACAAATTGAGTAAACGCTCTAATGCTAATGAAAGGCTATCATTTGAAACTTGGGTGTTATTGATTATTAGCTTTGCCTTATTGGGCTACGCTCTATATGTGATTCAAACTCGAATATTAGACACCAATATTGATAATATTCA
Proteins encoded in this window:
- a CDS encoding response regulator transcription factor translates to MTHILLGDDDEELTQLLQEYLGNHEVSCDCVYDGAQVLERLQDPDYQYDLLVLDIMMPKIDGLSVLRQLPASSQLPVIMLTAKGDEIDRIIGLELGADDYIAKPCNPRELLARINAVIKRTTMPKMDVPTLTHDRLTLDQSHRICTIDGIELQVTGTEFDLLVALLQQKGEVVSKEWLSQTVLQRELQPFDRSLDVHVSRLRKKLQPFHDEPIKAIRGKGYQLVL
- a CDS encoding cytochrome c5 family protein encodes the protein MRKVVMLSAAAILGIASIAVSQAEDIVDTPVAISAVAEGQEAVAEAPAVLGDEVQAAADTTDGEAPVDGAELATDAPVAVAAAPAVEEEPIPEDTPQVQKLIALYPNLIARIQPVGTVCFEEGEICDVTARSSGPAAGDGPRDGAAVYNAVCQTCHASGLLGSPMLGDAGAWGPRIAKGADTLYTHAIQGFNAMPAKGGADIPDEEVQNAVDYMIGEAS
- a CDS encoding ABC transporter ATP-binding protein, yielding MSEVPALSIKNLSKTYDNGFSALKDVSLTVPQGGFFALLGPNGAGKSTMIGIISSLFKPTTGSVEIFGTDLLANPSVAKQYLGIVPQEFNFNMFEKVEDIIITQAGYFGIPAKEAKPRAERLLKALGLWDKRDSKSRELSGGMKRRLMIARALIHKPKLLILDEPTAGVDIELRRSMWEFMQQINVEENTTIILTTHYLEEAEQLCKRIAILDHGEIRINTEMKDLLAQLSVETFVLDLEQPLTKTLTIDKVTAIDQPDEQTIEVTLSEGETLNAVFEQLTNLNIKVASMRNKSNRLEELFMRLVDKNIQSADSMKEAGL
- a CDS encoding ABC transporter permease, whose protein sequence is MSFSKKWIAFNTILMKEIRRILRIWPQTLLPPVITMALYFVIFGTMIGDRVGEMGGVPYMQFIVPGLIMMAVITNSYSNVVSSFFSAKFTASIEELLVSPVSKHAILAGYVSGGIFRGLVIAIIVSIVALFFTELGIEHLFVTVFTVLGTAILFSLGGFINAVYARSFDDISIIPSFVLTPLTFLGGVFYSMEDLSTFWQNISLLNPIVYMVNAFRYGILGYSDVNVWYSMAAIFVFCVIFYIICYRLLSDGSRIRL
- a CDS encoding IclR family transcriptional regulator produces the protein MSNTKKKGSSVERVLQIVEVLAASQRPLSVSDLAETLDVPVPSMYRLLDQLQNLEFVQLDLPGKVACGKRTYKLAMNLLQNSDFKNERLAILNELSAKIGETVGISIMQDLDVVYIDRVMSDWPLQIFLPSGTHVPVWASASGKLLLSQLADDKCERIVEKMSLHALTTKTQTDKKQLMQTIATTRETGVGVDNEEFIPGMVACAVMIPNGDQQAFATVFTHGPTVRKSLEELLSYVPLMQEAAKELSVIFSQDYE
- a CDS encoding cell wall metabolism sensor histidine kinase WalK, whose protein sequence is MDKSLDSTINKKRKGTPSLPLFWRLFLSLLLLLLLTSVISVTIERWINAQALESRMAMQVSHLVAVREDVIQALESSDYNTLRQLYRNERGLRGQIIIVDEQGEPISSRFRPLIGGSNRPSEALNNPALPPTLPPNQRVQEVVPNTDNYPELKDVSVTTLDGTIYTVQLQPRLPLPELIALQKSNFPVRFGIILLFSLLACYWFSHALSKRIHRVQFTIHRMSEGDYRAGDDLSKLGDDELGVLAKDVAKLSDRLADSELSRRQMLSDISHELRSPLARLEVATELTRDYAPEATHYLDRIQKESARMNELIAQIINIQSLQMQQYTTTKADKEAINLIDLISDISQDVCFEFQNKNVHLQWQRPTNEVEYSTFGNQEQLHSALENVVRNAFIHTPEHSTVTITIDKARTEQVSIIQVNIADEGGGIAEKDVERIFEPFVRLDSARQRQTGGYGLGLAIAHAVIMAHKGQIHARNRTDNQGLVVQIELPSFRTLPFGK